One genomic segment of Pseudomonas sp. RU47 includes these proteins:
- a CDS encoding FixH family protein translates to MPAANAASPWYKHLWPWIIIGILACSVTLTLSMVTIAVNNPDNLVNDNYYEAGKGINRSLDRELLAQNLKMRAAVHLDGMTGEVDLRLSGDSQPKTLELNLISPTQPEKDRKIVLTRSESETGRYIGQLGDKVEGRRFVELLGSQDDHVWRMFEEELVSHDKDLLLGDEPLQGAEDLKK, encoded by the coding sequence ATGCCCGCAGCAAACGCCGCAAGTCCTTGGTACAAGCACCTTTGGCCATGGATCATCATCGGGATTCTGGCCTGTTCGGTGACCCTGACCCTGTCGATGGTGACCATCGCGGTGAACAACCCGGACAACCTGGTCAACGACAACTACTACGAGGCGGGCAAAGGCATCAACCGTTCGCTGGACCGTGAATTGTTGGCGCAGAATTTGAAGATGCGTGCGGCTGTGCATCTGGATGGCATGACCGGTGAAGTTGATTTGCGTTTGAGCGGTGACAGTCAGCCAAAGACGCTGGAATTGAACCTGATTTCGCCGACTCAGCCAGAGAAGGATCGCAAGATCGTGTTGACCCGCAGCGAAAGCGAAACCGGCCGTTACATCGGTCAGTTGGGTGACAAGGTTGAGGGTCGTCGCTTTGTTGAACTGCTCGGCAGTCAGGATGACCATGTGTGGCGCATGTTCGAAGAAGAACTGGTCAGCCATGACAAGGATCTGCTGCTCGGTGATGAACCGCTGCAAGGTGCCGAAGACTTGAAGAAGTAA
- the ccoG gene encoding cytochrome c oxidase accessory protein CcoG produces MSNQIPVHDVTPPSKNANNSVDLYASREKIYTRAFTGLFRNLRMMGGAALFLLYFGTVWLNWGGHQAVWWNLPERKFFIFGATFWPQDFILLSGLLIIAAFGLFFITVYAGRVWCGYTCPQSVWTWIFMWCEKVTEGDRNQRIKLDKAPMSANKFLRKAAKHSLWLLIGFVTGMTFVGYFSPIRELVFEFFTGQADGWSYFWVGFFTLATYGNAGWLREQVCIYMCPYARFQSVMFDKDTLIVSYDPRRGESRGPRKKGVDYKAQGLGDCIDCTMCVQVCPTGIDIRDGLQIECIGCAACIDACDSIMDKMDYPRGLISYTTEHNLSGQKTHKLRPRLIGYAVVLLAMISLLVTAFFMRSLVGFDVSKDRVLYRENAEGRIENVYSLKIMNKDQRDHTYVLEAAGLPDLRLQGKREIKVAAGDIVSMPVELSSAPEQLPSSTNEVKFLLKDADDDSVHVEAKSRFIGPQIR; encoded by the coding sequence ATGAGCAACCAGATTCCGGTACACGACGTCACACCACCGAGCAAAAACGCGAACAACAGCGTTGATCTTTACGCCTCTCGAGAAAAAATCTACACCCGTGCTTTCACCGGCCTGTTCCGCAATCTGCGGATGATGGGCGGTGCGGCCCTGTTCCTGTTGTATTTCGGCACGGTGTGGCTGAACTGGGGCGGCCATCAGGCCGTGTGGTGGAACCTGCCTGAGCGCAAGTTCTTCATCTTCGGCGCGACCTTCTGGCCACAGGATTTCATTCTGCTCTCGGGTTTGTTGATCATTGCCGCGTTCGGCCTGTTCTTCATCACCGTGTATGCCGGCCGGGTCTGGTGCGGTTACACCTGCCCGCAAAGTGTCTGGACGTGGATTTTCATGTGGTGCGAGAAGGTCACCGAAGGCGACCGCAACCAGCGTATCAAGCTCGACAAGGCGCCGATGAGCGCCAACAAATTCCTGCGCAAAGCCGCCAAACATTCGCTGTGGCTGCTGATCGGTTTTGTCACCGGCATGACCTTTGTCGGTTATTTCTCGCCAATCCGTGAACTGGTCTTCGAGTTCTTCACTGGCCAGGCCGATGGCTGGTCGTACTTCTGGGTGGGTTTCTTCACCCTCGCCACCTACGGCAACGCCGGTTGGTTGCGCGAACAAGTGTGCATCTACATGTGTCCGTATGCGCGCTTTCAGAGCGTGATGTTCGACAAGGACACGCTGATCGTTTCCTACGATCCGCGTCGCGGTGAAAGCCGTGGCCCGCGCAAGAAAGGCGTCGACTACAAGGCTCAGGGACTCGGTGACTGCATCGATTGCACGATGTGCGTGCAGGTCTGCCCGACCGGCATCGATATCCGCGACGGCCTGCAGATCGAGTGCATCGGTTGCGCCGCGTGCATTGATGCCTGCGACAGCATCATGGACAAGATGGATTACCCGCGCGGGCTCATCAGTTACACCACCGAGCACAACCTGTCCGGGCAGAAAACCCATAAACTGCGGCCACGCTTGATCGGTTACGCCGTGGTGTTGCTGGCGATGATCAGCCTGTTGGTTACCGCGTTCTTCATGCGCTCGCTGGTCGGTTTCGACGTCAGCAAGGACCGCGTGCTGTACCGCGAAAACGCTGAAGGCCGAATCGAAAACGTCTACAGCCTGAAGATCATGAACAAGGATCAGCGCGACCACACCTACGTGCTCGAAGCCGCCGGCTTGCCGGATCTGCGCTTGCAAGGCAAACGCGAGATCAAGGTCGCGGCCGGCGACATCGTCAGCATGCCGGTCGAGTTGTCGAGCGCACCGGAACAACTGCCATCGAGCACCAACGAGGTGAAATTCCTCCTCAAGGATGCCGATGACGACAGCGTCCACGTTGAAGCCAAGAGCCGATTCATCGGCCCACAAATCCGTTGA